One window from the genome of Megalobrama amblycephala isolate DHTTF-2021 linkage group LG4, ASM1881202v1, whole genome shotgun sequence encodes:
- the arhgef9a gene encoding rho guanine nucleotide exchange factor 9 isoform X7 produces the protein MRANVINEIMSTERHYIKHLKDICEGYLRQCKKRRDMFNDDQLKVIFGNIEDIYRFQLSFVRDLEKQFNTEEPHLSEIGPCFLEHQDGFWIYSEYCNNHVDACMELTRLMRDARYQHFFEACRLVQQMIDIAIDGYLLTPVQKICKYPLQLAELLKYTVQEHSDYRYVAAALAVMRNVTQQINERKRRLENIDKIAQWQASVLDWEGEDILDRSSELVYTGEMSWIYQPYGRSQTRIFFLFDHQMVLCKKDLIRRDILYYKGRIEMDRYEVIDAIDGRDDDFNVSVKNAFKLANKDTDEIHLFLPKKLEEKIRWLRAFQEERKMVQEDEKIGFEISEYQKRQAALTVRRVTKQKGVGRSVPPAYPPPLDPMNPGQYLLPDGYGQADGYEYEPKRSTSPFWQNFSRLAPFKK, from the exons ATGAGGGCCAATGTCATCAATGAAATCATGAGCACAGAACGACATTACatcaaacacctgaaggacATCTGTGAG ggGTATCTCCGTCAGTGTAAAAAGAGGCGAGACATGTTTAATGATGACCAGCTGAAAGTGATATTTGGAAATATCGAAGACATTTACAGATTCCAGTTAAGCTTTGTCAGAGACCTGGAGAAACAGTTTAACACGGAAGAACCTCATCTCAGTGAGATCGGACCCTGCTTTTTGGAACAC caaGATGGATTCTGGATCTACTCGGAATACTGTAACAACCACGTTGACGCCTGCATGGAGCTCACACGTCTCATGCGAGACGCACGATACCAGCACTTCTTTGAAGCATGTCGATTGGTCCAGCAGATGATCGACATCGCCATTGACGGCTACCTGCTCACTCCAGTCCAGAAAATCTGCAAATACCCTCTACAGCTGGCAGAGTTACTGAAATACACAGTACAAGAACACAG TGATTATCGGTACGTGGCTGCTGCGCTAGCTGTAATGAGAAATGTCACTCAGCAAATCAACGAACGCAAACGAAGGCTTGAGAACATTGACAAAATCGCCCAATGGCAGGCCTCTGTACTGGACTGGGAG gGTGAGGATATTCTGGACAGGAGCTCAGAGCTTGTGTACACTGGGGAGATGTCCTGGATATATCAACCATACGGACGCAGCCAAACCAGAATCTTCTTCCTTTTCGATCATCAGATGGTTCTCTGCAAGAAG GATCTCATTCGCCGTGATATTCTGTACTATAAGGGTCGGATTGAAATGGATCGATATGAGGTCATTGACGCAATCGACGGCCGAGATGATGATTTTAACGTTAGCGTGAAGAATGCATTCAAACTGGCCAACAAAGACACAGATGAGATCCATCTGTTCTTGCCCAAAAAGCTGGAGGAGAAAATCCGTTGGCTTCGGGCGTTTCAAGAGGAAAGAAAGATGGTCCAGGAAGATGAGAAGATTG GGTTTGAAATCTCTGAGTATCAGAAGAGGCAAGCCGCCTTGACCGTTAGGAGAGTCACCAAACAGAAAG GTGTGGGCCGATCGGTCCCCCCAGCGTACCCACCACCTTTGGACCCCATGAACCCCGGGCAGTACCTTCTCCCTGACGGCTACGGGCAGGCAGATGGATATGAATACGAGCCCAAACGCAGCACATCACCCTTCTGGCAGAACTTCAGTCGGTTAGCTCCCTTTAAAAAATAG